The DNA window GATTCCGCGCGCCGACTTCAGTGCGGATGTGCGCACCGGAACCAATCCGCTCGTGGTGCAGTTCACCGACCTCTCCAGCGTGCCCGGCGCGACCGGATGGCTGTGGCGCTTCGGCGACGGCGCCACCGGCACCGGGCAGAACGTGTCGCACCTGTACACCGTGCCGGGGCCGCACACGGTGAGTCTCACCGTCACCGCCGACGATGCCGTGTACTTCGAGGAGAAGCAGCGCTACGTATTCGTGGGAACGCCCGGCGTCACCGCCGAGTACTTCGGTGACCCGAACCTTTCCAACCCGGTGCTCACGCGCGTGGATCCGGCCATCGACTTCGCGTGGGGAACCGGCTCACCGGACGCCAGCGTCCCGGCGGATTCGTTCAGCGCGCGCTGGACGGGCTGGGTACAGGCACCCTTCACCGAGGCGATGACGCTGCACACCTTCACCGACGATGGCGTGCGGCTGTGGGTGGACGGCAACCTCGTGATCGATCGGTGGGTCGCCCAGTCCCCCACCGAATGGACCGCCGTGGTACCGATGGTGGCCGACCGCCTGTACGAAATCACCATGGAGTACTTCGAGAGCGCGGGCGGCGCCACCGCCATGCTGCGGTGGTCGTCCGCGTCGCAGGCCATCGCGGTGATCCCGCAGTCACGGCTGTGGGCGCGCGAGTGTGGCAGCGGCGTCGGCGACATGGATGGCAACGGCGTGCTGACGCCGGGCGATGCGCTGTGCGTGTTCAACACCTTTCTCAACGACCAGACGGTGCCCGGCGGCTGCGACGTGGCCAACTACGACTGCGAGGCGGCCGCGGCGGACACCGATTGCAACGGCACCGTGACGCCGGCGGATGCACTGGCCGTCTACCAGCACTTCCTGGGCGGCCTGCCGCTGGAAGTCTGCCTGGGACAGGGCACGCTGGCGCCCGTGGCCGCGGACGGCGCCACACCGCAGGTGGGCATGGAGATTCGTGACCGCGGGGGAACGGTGGAGGTGGCACTGGTGGTGCGGGATGCGCGCACGCTGCACGCCATCGGCTTCTGCGTCGAGTATCCGGCCGGATTCGCGTTCGATGCGCTGCTTCCCGCGCCCGGCACGCGCGACTGGCTCATGGCCGGCGCGTGGAGCAGCAACGGGACCGTTTTCGCGGGTGGTTTTGATACGCGCGGCACCCACGCGGGTGGAACCGTTGAGATGATGCGCGTGAGACTGGTGCGCACGGACCCGGACGCCGACGCCGGCGCCATCCGGCTGGTGGACTTGGTGGACGACCTCGCGGGTGCGGTGCCTATCGCCGCCGGGGGCGTGCCACCGGGACCCGCGGCCTACGCGTTGCACCAGAACCACCCCAACCCGTTCAACCCGCAGACGTCGATCCGCTACGACGTCCCCGCGTCCGCGGGGCGCGTGGCGGTGCGGCTCGCCGTATACGACGTGCGCGGGCAGCTGGTGCGCGTGCTGGAAGACGGCGCGCGCGACCCCGGCGCACACGTGGTCACCTGGGACGGGCGCGACACGCGCGGCACCCAGGTAACCTCCGGCATCTACTTCTACCGGCTGACAGCCGGCGACTTCCGCGAGTCGCGCCGGATGGTGTTGCTCAAATGAAGAACCGTCGTCTGCAACTGTTCGCGATGGTGATCGCACTGGCCGCGCTGGCGTCTCCGCTACGCGCCCAGATGGAAGTCTCTCCGGCGCCGTCCGGCGGGTCCAGCAACCAGGTCATCAGCGTGCCCATTCAATTGAACAATCCGTCGGCCGCGCCGGTGGACGCGTTCGGCTTCGTGCTCAGCTACCCGGCGAACCTGCTCACCTTCCAGTCCGTGTCGACGGCGGGCACGCTCACCGCCGGCTGGTTCGCGGTGACCGGCCAGGAAGCGGCCCCCGGCACGGTGAACGTGGGCGGCTTCCACACCACCGCCACCACCGGCAGCGGGGTGCTGCTGGAAGCGGTCTTCATAGTAAGAACCAACGTGCTCGGCTCCGGCAACGTTTCGCTGGCGTCGTTCGTGGACGACCTCGCGGGTGCGAACACGAGCGGCGCGACCTTCGTGGCTTCGGTAGCGCCCGGGGCGGCGGGACTGCTGGGCGAGTACTACGACAACATCGATTTCACCGGCACACTGCTGACGCGCATCGATCCGGTGGTCAACTTCGACTGGGCCAACGGCTCGCCCGATCCGTCCATGGGGATCGACAACTTCTCCGTCCGTTGGACGGGGTGGCTGCAGCCCGACTTCACCGAGACCTATACCTTCTACACCCAGACCGACGATGGCGTACGCCTGTGGGTGAACAACCAGCAGGTCATCAACTCGTGGGTCGACCAGTCCGTCACCGAGCGCAGCGGGACCATCGCGCTCACGGCCGGAAGCCTGGTGCCGGTCCGCATGGAGTTCTACGAACGGGGCGGGCAGGCGGTGGCGCGCCTGCTGTGGTCGTCGGCAACAGTGGAGAAGCAGACCATCCCCGCCGGGCGCATGCTGGCGGCAGCGTGCGCGCAGGGAGTGGGCGACGTGAACGGCAACGGCCAGCTGGGCGCCGACGACGTGGCCTGTGCCTTTGACGTGTTCCTCGCCGGACAATCGCTCTCGGGCGGCTGCAACTACCAGAACTACGCGTGCGAGCTGGTCTCCGCGGACGTGAACTGCGACGGACAGGTGACACCCGCCGACGCGCAGGCCATCGAGCAACGGCGCGCAACCACGCTGCTGCCGGCGGCGTGCTTCGCACAGGCGAGCCCGCCCCCGGCGGGTGCGCCCTACCAGATCGGGCTCTTGCAGACGGTGGTCGACGACGGCGGCACCCAGCGCCTGTGCATCAGTGTGTCGGTGCAGGACGCGGCCGGGCTGGACGCCTTCGGCGCGCGACTGTTGTTCCCGGGCGCGGAACTCTCCTTCCAGCGCGCCGAGGCGGCGTTCGCCACCGGCGGCTGGTTCGCGGTCGACGCGGCCGGCGCGGGCCCCGGCGCGGTGCTGCTGGGCGGCTTCGACGCCTTCACAGAGGCCCCCGCGGGCCCCGCCGAACTGGTGCGCCTCTACTTCGACTTCCTGGGAACGCCGGGCCCGGTGGGCGGCCTGTCGATGACCGACTTCGTGGACGACTTCACCGGCTCGAGCATGGGTGGTGTGACCGGTGCGGGCGCGACACCGCTCCCCGGGACCCGGTTGCTTCCCAATCACCCCAACCCCTTCAATCCCGTCACCCGGATTCCCTACCGCATTGCCGGTCCCGCCGGCGTGCCGGTTGCGGTGCGCCTTGCGGTGTACGACGTGCGCGGCGCCCTGGTGCGCGTGCTGGTGGACGCCGGGCAGGCACCGGGAACATACGCCGTGTCGTGGGATGGCCGCACGCAGCGTGGCGAACCGGCCGCATCCGGTGTGTACGTATGCACGATGCGCGCGGGCGGCTTCACCGCGTCACGCCGCATGGTGCTTCTGAAGTAAGTTCCGCAGAAAGAGAAGAATGGTGCGAAGGGACGGAATTGAACCGCCGACACAGGGATTTTCAGTCCCTTGCTCTACCAACTGAGCTACCTTCGCACCGGAACGTAAACCGCTGGGGTATCACATCCTAGGGGAACGGCCGGCCGCCGTCAACGGGGATTTGCAAGCGTGCCCCGGGCAAGAAAAACGCGAGGGGGCCACAGGGCCCCCTCGCGCGGGAATCCACGAGATTGCTCGAACTGCTTCCGAGTTACTTTGAACCGCCGTTGACGGAGCTCTTCCGCACCTTCGCAAGCGCCGAGGGGGTCGGAATGGTATCGATCGCCGCGATGCCCCACTCGAGCATGGCCTTCGCATACTCATAGTTGTGGACACCCAGACTCTTGTCCTCATGGGCGACATAGAGCCAGTTCCACAACGCGTATGCCTGCAGTTCGGGGGCCGAGCTCACGGTCGGATGCCCATCCGGCGAATTCTCGTTGATCAGGCCGAGGCGCAGCAGTTCGTCACCCAGCTGGTCGGACAGAGCCGTGATCTCGGTCTGTACGCCGTCGATGTCGAAGTTCGTCTCGCCCGGGTGGCACGTGGCCGCGCAGGTGGAGACCGCGGGCTCGAAGTGGTGGTCAAGGCCGTCGCCCATGTGGCAGTGCACACAGGTGTCCGTCACGCCCGAATAATGACCGTGTGCGGTGCCCGTGACGCCGGCGCCGGCGAGACCCATCAGCATGGCGCTCTGCGGCCCATGGTGCGGGCCCCAGTGCTCGCTGATACCCGTAACGACACCGCCCGACGCCACCGGCGCGTCGCGGCGCGGCTGGTGGCAGTTGACGCACAGGTTGCCGTCGCCGCCGTTAAAGGTCTCGCCGGCGATGGCGTAGAAGGCGACCGGCTTCGTGGTCCGGAGCGCAAGGTCGTCCTTCGTGTAGGATTCGTGGATCTTATGGCACGCGCGGCAGTCCTGGCGCGTCGGATCCGGATCACCCTCGGTCACCTGGTTCGGAGCCTGGCCCGCCGCAACCGCCTTGGCGAAACCGTTGCCCGAGTGGCAGGCCGCGCAACTGGCGCTGGTACCCCTCGCATAGGCTTCGCCGGTGCCGTGCAGCGACTCGGCCCACTGGGTTTGCTTTCCGGTAATAAGGTTGCTGTCGTCGTGGCACTGCTCGCAGGGCACCGGCCCGGCGACTTCCTGGGTATACGTGGTGTTGCGATCGCACGCGAAAAACGTCGCCGCGATCGCGATACACAACAGAAGATGCATGGTTTTCATCGTGGATTCCTCCCTGGCGAACACGACCGGATTTCCGGCCCCTTTAATTCGACGGCTCAATCCGTCGAAAACTCGTACCCGACGTTGAACCAGACCACGTTCGCCGTGTAGTAGCGGCTGAGGATCAGGTAGTCGTCGTAGTTATAAACGTTGTACTTTACGTCGGCCAGGAAACCGCCCCCGAAGCGGTAGCCGGCTCCCACCGAAATGATCGACTTGTCCAGGTCCAGATCTTCCGACGCCGACATGTAGGTGAACGACCCGGTGAGGTCCAGGGCCTCCCACATGGTGAGACCGACGCGACCGGTCACCACGTTGGTGATGATGTGCTGGCCGGCGTACAGGTTGGTCCATTCGTCGTCCGCGTACGTGTATTCCACGCCAACCTCGGTCACGGCGATCATCTCCGTGCCGGGCAGTTCCCGCCACGCGCCGTACGCGGTAAACGCGATCCCGTCCGCGGTGGTGCCGAGGTCGGTAAGGTCGCGCGAGCGATCCGAGAAGCGCGCACCCAGCGAGAGTGGCTGCATCGGATTGCCATCCACGCGCACGTCCCAGCGCTCGGACTGGCTGTCGCGCATCAGCGTGGTGGCTTCCTGGTCGTCCTTGTCGCGCGAATCGTACGCAATGCGCCCGGAGACGCGGTTCTGCGGATCGCGCAGCGAAAGCGCGCCGCGGAACTTGTTGATGGTGGTCACCGCGCGCTCGTCATCCAGCGCTTCCCAGCCGTAGCCCAGCATGAGCACCCCGATGCGGTAGCGCATGGTGGCGTCGATGTCGTTGTGGAAGTTGTCGGTCTGCAGCCGGCTGGCTTCGTCGTCCACCGTGCTGCCGTAGAAGCGGTAGCGAAGTCCCAGCCACCGGTAGGCCTGCAGGATCCCCGTGTACTGGACGTTCATCAGGTCGAAGCCGAGGCCGGAATCGGTGTCCTCGTTGCGCCCGATCGCCCCCCGCACCACGTGGGTGAGGTTCCTCACATAGACGCCCGGAACGTGGACGTTGGCGGACACCAGGTAGCCATCGCGCTCGCGGTCGGCGTTGAGGTTGTCGCGCTGCATGACGCCGTCGTAGGCCAGCGTACCGCCGATGCCGCTCTGCATCCGTCCCTCCGCCTCGATGCGGTAGCGGTGCAGTTTGGAATCGTACTCGGTCCCCAGCCAGCCCTCGTAGCCCGGGAACATGCCGATGCGGTTGCCGTCCCGCGTCTGCAGGTTGTAATCGGCCGAGAACCACAGCGACATGGAGGGCGTCCACGAGAGCGTGTTCCACCAGTTCGCCCGTGACGCGTCCACCGAAGCGGTCGGGTCGAAGACCCAGCGGCTCTCATTGTAGCGCGACAGGAAGTGCAGGGTGCCCGTACGGCGAAAATCGAACACACCCCGCCGGTTGTCCTGGTTGATGTTGGTGAGGTCGAGCAGAAGATTGGTGCGCGGGTTGGTGCGCCCCTTCAGATAGATCGATGACACGGTGAATCCGTCGTAGATATTGTACGTCTCCGGCATGGTGGATTCGTCGCCGGTCTGGTCCAGGTAGATGCCACCCAGTCGCACGCGCCCGTCCCAGTGCGAATCGGGATCGGCAGCGGCCGCAGCCGATGCGGTGACCGCGAGCAGCGTGATGGCTATGATCAATCGGCGCATCGTACTCTCCACCACCCTAGAACTGATGGCAGCCGCCCCCGCCCAGGAAGCACCCCTGGGTTTCGAGCGACGGATCAAGAAGATTACGGTTCACGTAGGATCCGTGGACGTCCACGTGACAGTCCCCACACGGGACCCCGGACCACTGCGTCCCGTGCTGCACGCTGTTCTGGTGCAACGGCACCGAATGGCACTGCGAGCACAGTGAGAAGTGCGGCGATTCGTAGCTCTGCGTCAGCAGACTCGGGAACGTGGAGCCGTGCGGGTTGTGACAGTTCAGGCACCCGCCGTCATTGACCGAATAATTGACCGCAGGCTCGTGCTCGTAGGGGAACGGTCCCTGGAAACTGCCGTGACACTTGACGCAGGTCTCGCCGGGTCCGCCCGGCGTGTGCTGCTTGACGCTCTGCGCGACTTCGATGTGGCAGTCGCGGCACGCAATGACGCCCTCCTCCACCGGGTGGTGGGTGGGCATTGCGAAACCCGCGCGCGCGGAGGCATGACAGTCCAGACACAGCGTGTTCTCTTCGCTCTTCAACAGAGAAGCGTGCTGGTTGCCATGCACCTGGTGGCAGCCGCTGCACGACATGTCGGCATCGCGGTGCGGATCGCGCTCGTAGAGATTGAGCTGGTGCGCGTTCTCGTGGCACGCCGTGCACACCGCGGTGAGCGAGTCCGCCGGCAGCGCAGACGGCTTCACCGGCTTGTAGGTGTCGGGGTCTTCGAGGTGCATCACCAGCGCGGGGCCGGCGTGGCAGTCGACGCATGCCACCGCGTTGCCCTCGACGGGGTCATGCGCGGTGCCCTTCATGGCCCCGGCCGCGAGGTCGTGGCAGTCCAGGCAGACGTCGTTGGCGATGGCCGGGGGCTCGGAAGAGCCGACGGTTGCGGAGAAAATCAGGAGCGCGGCCAGGCCCAGACCGGCCGAGACAGCGAGAAGAGTCGTATTAGCAAAGCGTCCCATGTGAATTCCTACACGCACTCTTAGCGAAGAGAATACCAGCGTCAACACAAAGACGTGCACCGCGCACAGTTTTGCATAGACTCAACAAGAAAATCTTTATTCCGCATATACACATGCGATTTGATCATCCCTCGGCCCCTGCCTATGCATTCGCCTCCATCTGCCGGATCCACAGGAACAGCGCAAGCGCGAGCACGGTGGTAAACAGCGTCGCCAGCCCGAACCCGCGGCGGCGCACCTGATGATCCTTCACCTGTTCGGCGGCAGCATCGAGCGCGCCCTTCGCCTTCTCCACGCCCTCATCGGTCTTCGTCTTCACGCGTTCCGGGTCGAAGGTGTGAACCAGCGTTCGTGCCTGAATGAGACTCTGGTGCGCCTCCTGGAGCATGAACGCAATCTCCACGTCATCCATGCCGATGCGTTGCACGTTCTCCTGCGCGGCGAGGGCGTCTCCGTAGAGCGCGTCGAGTTGCGTCAGTTCGCTGTGGATGGCGCCCGCGGCCTCGAAACCGGTGTCCCCGTCCGCGTGACAGTCGAGACACACAGAGCCCTCCCCCGTTCCCACCATCGTGTCCGACGTCTTGTCCACAGCGTGGTTGCCGTGACATTCCTCACAACCGTGGTAGCCCTCCTCCACGAAGGCCCGCCCCATGGCCGAGTCGGTGAAGTACTGCATGTTGTTGACGTGGCAGTGCCCGCACACCTGGCCGATGGAAGAGATCCCGGGTGGCGTGGCGCCGTGGTTGCCGTGGCAGTCGTTGCACGCCGGCGCTCCGGTGTCCTGGTTCTCGAGCAACGCCACCCCGTGCACACTGCCGGCGAATTTCGACAGCTGATCGGTGGGTATGCCGTACGACGCCATGTAGTCGGCGTCGCCGTGGCAGTGGCCGCAGGTGGCGGGGACATTCAGCGCGTGCACGGTGGATCGCGTGTCGCTGGCTGGCAAAATGCCGTGCGACGAGTGGCAACTCGTGCAATCGGCAACTTTCTTGTCACCTTCCTTGAGGCGCTGTCCGTGCACACTGGTAAAGTACTGGCCGACCTGGTCGGTGGGAATGCGCGGCTGATAGGCGCGCATGAAGCCGATGTCCGAATGACAGCGGCCGCAGAACGCGGGGATGTCCTTCTTGGACGGCACCCCGCGGAAGCCCGCCGCCGGGGACATGGCGATCTCCTCGTCGTCCGACGCCGGATCGCCGCCGTGGCAGCCGGCACAGGAGAGCCCCGGCTTCATGTGCACGTCCGCCGCCAGATGACCCTCCGGCAGCAAGTCTTCCTCGGTGTGGCAGGCGACGCAGTGGTCGACGGCAGCGGATTCACGTCCGGCGGCGCGCTCCTCGTCTTCGTCGGCGCGCGCGGCGGGCGTCACGGCCATCGTAGCGGCGCACAGCGCCAGCGCCACCCATGCGAATCGAAGCCGGTTTCTCATACCAGGTAGCCCCAGATGGTCAGCACGACCATATAAATGATTCCCACCACGCCAATGATTGTGATCGGGCGCGCGCGCCCGTCGGGGCGCCGCTTCATCTCCCAGAACGGAACCAGCATCCACGCGAGCCCCATCACCATGAACGCCATGATGCCCAGCACCTCGCCCTCCATGAACCACACGTGGCCCGGGAGGAGCTTGAGGGTCTGGAACATGAACATGAAATACCACTCCGGGCGGATTCCCTGCGGCGCCGACGCGAACGGATCCGCCTTCTCGCCCAGCTCCCACGGAAAGAACACCGCCAGGAACAACAGCATGTTGAGCACCATCAGCCACAGCAGCGTGTCGCGCAGGAGGAAGTTGGGAAAGAACGGCATCATCTTCCTGCGCTCGGGCGGCAGCTTCTGCACGCTTTCCGGCTCGTGCATGCCCTGCCGCTGCACGAACAGAAGGTGGATGCCGAGGATGGCGGTGAAGATGGCCGGGAGCAGCGCGATGTGGATGGCGTAGAAGCGCGTCAGCGTGGCGCCGGTAACGTCCTCACCACCGCGCAGCAGGATCTTGGTGGCGTTGCCGATCAGCGGCACCGCCCCCGCGATGTCGGTTCCCACCTTGGTGGCAAAGAACGCCAGTTCGTTCCAGGGCAGCAGGTACCCGGTGAAGCCGAAGCCCATCACCAGCACCAACATCACGAAACCGGTCATCCAGGTGAGCTCGCGCGGCTTCTTGTACGCGCGGGTGAAGAAGGTGCTGAACATGTGCACAAAGACAAAGAACACCATCAAGTTGGCCGACCAGCTGTGCACAGAACGAATCAGCCAGCCGAACGACACCTTGGTACTGATGAAGCGCACGCTCTCGAACGCGCTGGCCTCATCCGGCTTGTAGTACAGGACCAGCAGAATGCCGGACGCAACCTGCACCATGAAGAGAAACAACGACACGCCACCCATGTAGTACCACAAGGTGTCGCGGTGCACCGGCACCTGCTTGTGGCGCATGTAATCGAGCAGGGGCGATATGTGGAAGCGCTCGTCGACCCAGGCGAACACCCTTGCCGCGGTGCCACTGGACTTGCCGGTGCCGAATTCGGGCGTCATGCTCAGGCCATCCTCGAGACGAGAATCTCGTCGCTGACCACGTTGACCGCGTACTCGTCGAGCGGCCGCGGCGGCGG is part of the Candidatus Krumholzibacteriia bacterium genome and encodes:
- a CDS encoding PA14 domain-containing protein; this translates as MKNRRLQLFAMVIALAALASPLRAQMEVSPAPSGGSSNQVISVPIQLNNPSAAPVDAFGFVLSYPANLLTFQSVSTAGTLTAGWFAVTGQEAAPGTVNVGGFHTTATTGSGVLLEAVFIVRTNVLGSGNVSLASFVDDLAGANTSGATFVASVAPGAAGLLGEYYDNIDFTGTLLTRIDPVVNFDWANGSPDPSMGIDNFSVRWTGWLQPDFTETYTFYTQTDDGVRLWVNNQQVINSWVDQSVTERSGTIALTAGSLVPVRMEFYERGGQAVARLLWSSATVEKQTIPAGRMLAAACAQGVGDVNGNGQLGADDVACAFDVFLAGQSLSGGCNYQNYACELVSADVNCDGQVTPADAQAIEQRRATTLLPAACFAQASPPPAGAPYQIGLLQTVVDDGGTQRLCISVSVQDAAGLDAFGARLLFPGAELSFQRAEAAFATGGWFAVDAAGAGPGAVLLGGFDAFTEAPAGPAELVRLYFDFLGTPGPVGGLSMTDFVDDFTGSSMGGVTGAGATPLPGTRLLPNHPNPFNPVTRIPYRIAGPAGVPVAVRLAVYDVRGALVRVLVDAGQAPGTYAVSWDGRTQRGEPAASGVYVCTMRAGGFTASRRMVLLK
- a CDS encoding cytochrome c3 family protein; this encodes MRNRLRFAWVALALCAATMAVTPAARADEDEERAAGRESAAVDHCVACHTEEDLLPEGHLAADVHMKPGLSCAGCHGGDPASDDEEIAMSPAAGFRGVPSKKDIPAFCGRCHSDIGFMRAYQPRIPTDQVGQYFTSVHGQRLKEGDKKVADCTSCHSSHGILPASDTRSTVHALNVPATCGHCHGDADYMASYGIPTDQLSKFAGSVHGVALLENQDTGAPACNDCHGNHGATPPGISSIGQVCGHCHVNNMQYFTDSAMGRAFVEEGYHGCEECHGNHAVDKTSDTMVGTGEGSVCLDCHADGDTGFEAAGAIHSELTQLDALYGDALAAQENVQRIGMDDVEIAFMLQEAHQSLIQARTLVHTFDPERVKTKTDEGVEKAKGALDAAAEQVKDHQVRRRGFGLATLFTTVLALALFLWIRQMEANA
- a CDS encoding cytochrome b N-terminal domain-containing protein, producing MTPEFGTGKSSGTAARVFAWVDERFHISPLLDYMRHKQVPVHRDTLWYYMGGVSLFLFMVQVASGILLVLYYKPDEASAFESVRFISTKVSFGWLIRSVHSWSANLMVFFVFVHMFSTFFTRAYKKPRELTWMTGFVMLVLVMGFGFTGYLLPWNELAFFATKVGTDIAGAVPLIGNATKILLRGGEDVTGATLTRFYAIHIALLPAIFTAILGIHLLFVQRQGMHEPESVQKLPPERRKMMPFFPNFLLRDTLLWLMVLNMLLFLAVFFPWELGEKADPFASAPQGIRPEWYFMFMFQTLKLLPGHVWFMEGEVLGIMAFMVMGLAWMLVPFWEMKRRPDGRARPITIIGVVGIIYMVVLTIWGYLV